In a single window of the Pseudoruegeria sp. SHC-113 genome:
- a CDS encoding Dabb family protein has product MIRHIVLTKFTPETPEAKIREIYEGLAAVAERLPGAGGFTGGRSESPEQIERGYMHGFVIDFDSWEALQTYANDAEHKALGGQLVAHATGGIDGILVLDLDV; this is encoded by the coding sequence ATGATCCGCCATATCGTCTTGACCAAATTCACACCCGAAACACCGGAGGCGAAGATCCGCGAGATCTACGAGGGCCTCGCGGCCGTTGCCGAAAGGCTGCCCGGTGCGGGCGGCTTCACCGGTGGGCGCTCCGAAAGCCCCGAACAGATCGAGCGCGGCTACATGCATGGCTTTGTGATCGATTTCGACAGCTGGGAGGCGCTGCAAACTTACGCCAATGATGCAGAGCACAAGGCGCTCGGCGGCCAGCTCGTGGCCCATGCCACCGGCGGGATTGACGGTATTCTGGTGCTCGACCTCGACGTATAG